The stretch of DNA GGGAAAAGCTCTGGATTGTTGATCCCCTTGATGGAACTAAGGAATTTATAAAAAGAAACGGTGAGTTTACAGTTAATATAGCTTTTGTTGAAAAAGGTGTTCCTGTTCTTGGTGTTGTTTACGCCCCTGCTATAGGAGTTCTTTATTACGGTGGTCAGGGTTTTGGGGCTTTTAAAGTGGAAAACGGGGATTTTTCTTTTCTTGAGGATATTACATCCAGTGAGGTTTTCTGGAGAGAGCTCTCAAAAGTGGCAGTTTCTCTACCTGTAATTGATGATAGGAAAGAGATAGTTGTTGTTGCTTCAAGATCTCATAGAAATCCGGAAACGGAGGAATTTATAAGGCAGATTGAGAAAAAGTATGGAAAAGTTAAGACAATTTCTCAGGGTAGTTCTTTAAAGCTTACTGCTGTTGCTGAAGGGAAAGCTGATGTTTATCCGAGAATTGCTCCGACAATGGAGTGGGATACAGCAGCCGGGCAGGCTGTTGTTGAAGCGGCAGGGGGGAAAGTTGTTGAGTATGAAACGGGGAATCTTTTAAGATATAACAAAGAGAACCTTTTAAATCCCTATTTTGTTGCTTTTAGAAAGGGGTTCTTTGTATGAAATAGACATTTAGTTTTTTAGCATATAATATATTGACAACACCAGACAAGCTTTTTATAATTTAAAACGATCGGATTAAAATTAATATTTTTTTATCTTTAAAAAGGAGGATTTAATGGCAAAGTCAAAATCAAATTTACCGATACTTGATGAGAGAAAGCTTGAGGAAGGAGCTGAATGTTTAAAGGCTCTTGCGTCTCCTGTAAGATTGAAAATTCTTTTTAAGCTTAAAGAGCAACCTATGTGTGTAACGGACCTTGAGAAAGAGCTTGGCATTTCTCAATCTTCCCTTTCTCAGCATTTAAGGACTTTAAGGTATAAAGGAATAGTTGACAAGAAAAGAGAAGGGAATAAAGTTTACTATACAATAGCTTCTGATGCGTTTGTTCAGCTACTTGAAACGTTGCCACAGATCATATGTTTTAAAGGGTAAAGATTATGTTCAGGAAATTGTTTAGAAAGGAAATTTCTCAAAGTGAGGATACAAAATCTACCGTTCCTTCCGGTTTATGGATAAAGTGTAATGAGTGTAAAAGTTTGCTTTTCAAGGGTGAGCTTGAGAAAAATTTGATGGTCTGCCCGAAATGTGGTTTTCATTTTCCTTTAAGTGCGAAGGATAGGTTGTTTTACCTTTTTGATGATGGAGTGTATGAAGAGCTTGATGCAGAGCTTGAGCCAAAAGATGTTCTTGGCTTTTCCGACATTAAACCTTATACTGAAAGAATATCTTCTGCTCAGAGAAAAACAGGTTTAAAAGATGCTGTTGTTAACGCTAAAGGTAAAATAGAGGGTATTGAATCTTTTGTTTCCTGTTTTGATTTTAAGTTTATGGGTGGAAGTATGGGCTCGGTGGTCGGCGAGAAGATTACAAGGAATATAGAAAGGGCTGCCGATGAAGGTAAACCTTTTATCTGTATCTCCTCTTCAGGAGGAGCAAGGATGCAGGAAGGGATAATTTCCCTCATGCAGATGGCGAAAACA from Desulfurobacterium atlanticum encodes:
- the cysQ gene encoding 3'(2'),5'-bisphosphate nucleotidase CysQ — its product is MRELLFVAITTALKAGDAIMKIYERDFTVEEKADNSPLTEADRVSHKIIVTHLHDFPVLSEEGKEIPYEERKNWEKLWIVDPLDGTKEFIKRNGEFTVNIAFVEKGVPVLGVVYAPAIGVLYYGGQGFGAFKVENGDFSFLEDITSSEVFWRELSKVAVSLPVIDDRKEIVVVASRSHRNPETEEFIRQIEKKYGKVKTISQGSSLKLTAVAEGKADVYPRIAPTMEWDTAAGQAVVEAAGGKVVEYETGNLLRYNKENLLNPYFVAFRKGFFV
- a CDS encoding ArsR/SmtB family transcription factor, which codes for MAKSKSNLPILDERKLEEGAECLKALASPVRLKILFKLKEQPMCVTDLEKELGISQSSLSQHLRTLRYKGIVDKKREGNKVYYTIASDAFVQLLETLPQIICFKG
- the accD gene encoding acetyl-CoA carboxylase, carboxyltransferase subunit beta, which encodes MFRKLFRKEISQSEDTKSTVPSGLWIKCNECKSLLFKGELEKNLMVCPKCGFHFPLSAKDRLFYLFDDGVYEELDAELEPKDVLGFSDIKPYTERISSAQRKTGLKDAVVNAKGKIEGIESFVSCFDFKFMGGSMGSVVGEKITRNIERAADEGKPFICISSSGGARMQEGIISLMQMAKTSAALARLEERGVPYISVLTHPTMGGVSASFAFLGDVIIAEPGALIGFAGPRVIEQTIKQKLPKGFQRAEFLLEHGLIDMVVERENLKSVIGQLLKTFTSKVSSA